One genomic region from Deltaproteobacteria bacterium encodes:
- a CDS encoding ATP synthase F0 subunit B — protein sequence MSSFRIFSRYALFLVLILTLALCFFGPSVSRVMAGEAGSGEQEAAAEAHEEEHEGVTADKVWDLVFRIMNFVALAAILVFVLRKPAGQFFRNRREEIARTLSDLELKKAETEEQYLKLESKLSELDKEREAVVAEYIMEGEKEKEKIIATAQEVASRIQQQAQIAIQQEIQKVKADLKREIAEIAATQAEDLIKNNIDEKDQERLVEEYLEKVVPN from the coding sequence ATGAGCAGTTTTAGAATCTTCAGCCGTTACGCCCTTTTTCTAGTTCTTATCCTGACCCTGGCGCTCTGTTTTTTCGGCCCGTCTGTGAGCCGGGTTATGGCCGGAGAAGCAGGGTCTGGTGAGCAAGAGGCCGCAGCAGAAGCGCACGAGGAAGAACACGAGGGAGTGACCGCGGACAAGGTCTGGGATCTTGTATTTCGAATTATGAACTTCGTGGCGCTGGCGGCAATCCTGGTGTTTGTGCTCCGGAAACCCGCCGGTCAGTTCTTTCGCAATCGCCGTGAAGAGATAGCCAGAACCCTGTCGGACCTGGAACTCAAAAAGGCCGAAACCGAAGAACAGTATCTGAAGCTGGAGAGCAAGCTGAGTGAGCTTGATAAAGAGCGGGAAGCCGTGGTCGCTGAATACATTATGGAAGGCGAGAAGGAGAAGGAGAAGATCATTGCTACTGCTCAGGAAGTCGCTTCCCGGATCCAGCAACAGGCTCAGATTGCCATTCAGCAGGAAATCCAGAAAGTCAAAGCGGACCTCAAGCGCGAGATCGCTGAAATCGCTGCCACCCAGGCTGAGGATCTGATTAAGAATAATATTGATGAGAAAGACCAGGAACGTCTGGTGGAAGAATATCTTGAGAAGGTGGTGCCCAATTGA